GGTGAAGAGGATAATTCTTTTACCACTACGCTCTATTTCATACCGCAACTTGCGAAGGAGCTCTCTGAAAATGTTCTGTCTTTTCAACCATTCCGCTTCATTTGATTTCCGCTGTAATATTTCAAGCAGGTTGTACTTCTGAAGGTTAGCGTGATTAATGGTAGCAATCAGTTTCAGGTTGGAATTTCTGCTGAATATAGAAGGTGATTTCAGTGAATTATCCATGAACTCTATAAACAGAATGCTGATACAGGAGATCATGAAGACAGCAATGCCCGACATGCCCATTATAACCAGTCTTTTGGAAGATTCTGGTGTAAAGGCAGGCTGGCCCTGCAGTGTCTGGCGGAAATTATCCTGAGGAACATTGCGGTTATCCACTGCAGCTCCCAGTTTTTCTTTGAGTTTATTGTATTCATCCTGCGCCAGTTCTACTTCTTTCTGCAGTGAGGTTACATTGGCTTCCTTATTGGCATAAGAACCAACAGACGACCGTAACCCGTTAATCTTACCTTCCAGTGAGCTGATGTTCAGTTTAGCAGCGCTGATCTGTGCTTCCAGGGCGCTTTTCTGCTGGATAAGCTCTTCTCTGGTAACCAGTTTACCGCTGGGAGAGGAAGCTTCCATCATCGCTTTCTGCAATTTGGCGCGCTGTGTTTTTATTTTCTCTGCAAGGGCATTATCGCTGGAACCGCCTTCTACGTATTGATCGTTGAGGTCATTGATTTGTCTCCGTAATGCAACAATATCGCCGTTCGAATTACTGTAAGCAGGTTTGCCTGAATTCATCTGAGCGAGCTGTGTGTTCACATTATTCAGCGACGCTGAAAGTTGGTTGTAGTTAGCCCGTTCATCAGTAATAGATTTCTCAAATTGTTTGATTAGATCCCATTCGTTGCCGCTGGCAGTTTCTACGTTCAATACTCCCTGTGATGTTTTGTATCCCCGGAGCGCTTCTACCTTACTGTCGAGCTCTTTCTTCTTCTGGCTCACCAGGGCTTCAAATGTTGTCACATCCTCTACACTGCGCTCTGAGCGGGAACTGCGATAGAAGCGGATGAATTCACGGTAAAGACTGTTTACGATATACGCCGACATTTCCGGGTTTTCAGAATAGCAGATTATATTGATATAATCTGTCCGCGAAAGACGGCCAGTGTAAACCATTTTACGGATGGATTCATAATCGTATTTATACAGCTTCATATATTCGAGTACTTTCCTTTCTTCGGGAATGGAAGAGGAGAGTACCTGTAGAGAGTCATTTTTTTCCCTGCATATCTTTATAATATCTTCCTTGTTGGCCGATTTAAATGCAGGATCGTCCATTTCCTTGTCTGTCAGGTGCCGGAATGGTTTGCTGGAAGTAAGATCATGTATTATCAGGTCATTGGATAATAGTCCAATCACCAAAGGAGAGTTCATTGTTTCAACAACGTTGTCGAATTTTACGTCTGCCTCAAACAGGTTGACATTTTCATCGCGAAGTTTGATCTGATCGTTGGTTGTAAAGCCAGTAGCCATTTGGGCTGTGGACGCATACAGTTTGGGCTTTCCGATGGTAAAGGCAAATGCGCCGGCGATCGCCGCAAGCGTGCTAAGTAGTATCCACCACTTCTTTTTCATTAATGCCTTTATAAAGTACACGATATCCATATAGAATTTTCCTTTAATGCTTTTCCAGTAAAAAAACGCCGGGGGCAGGACAAAGCCGTAGCTAACCTGTTGGGGCGCAGGAATGTCAGAGGAATGGTAAAAAACTATTAAACTCCGGCCTGTAGCCGAACAATCTTGGTCTTATCGGAGGATGCGGTCAAGGTGAGAAATACCAGAAAGCATGGATAGCTTAGGTATATCCGGTTGTTGGGTCAAAGGTAAAAGATTATAACAAAAGACACTTTATTTTTAAGCGAAACATAAAAAATAGTTGGTAACCGCTAAAGTTTAGCCGGTAAAGAAGATATTAAAGAAAAGATCCACCTGAGTTATCTCAGGCGGATCTTTTCTTGATTTAATATGTTACAACTTATTCTGTTACATTTTATTGTTGCTTCATAAGTTTGACACTATTGCTGATTTGACTGTCGGGAGACGTGAGTCGCAGGAAGTAGATGCCCGGCGTATTTATCTTGCCCTGGGTATTGATCCTGATAAGATTTTTTCCTTCTGGCAGATCTCTGCGAATTTCTCTATAAAGGCTTTGCCCGTTGATGTTGACAATTTCAATCAGCAGTGATGGCAGTTGGTGTGGTAATGCCAGGTCAATTGCCAGATCGTTTACAAACGGATTTGGATATACATTCACCTGGAATTTGGTGTTCATACTACCCGGCGTACTTCCTGAAGAAGCCGTTGTGTCTGTTATCGCCAGGGCAACTGGTGTACCGGTCAATGGCTGTATTGGCTGGGGAACGAAAGCCGAGGCGGGAATGAGCTGCATGGTGTTGATGCCGGCAGCAGCACTGGTCCAGTATACCTGCATATTATACCCGCCACTTGCCTGGAAGTAGGTGATGGTGATGGGGTATACCCCGGCAGCAATGTTATTTACAGTGCCGCTTGCTGATCGTGCACCGTGGAGGCCGTCGTTATTGACGGTAGGCGTAGCACTACTGCTATATGGTATATTGAAGTATAGTTTACTGCCATCATCAGAATTGGTTGTAAAGGTATAACTACCGGTAACGGGTATACGAATATAACCAGTCCACATCAGCGCATAGTAGGTGGTAGTGCCGGCTGGAACTACTGACAGATCCGGTACGGCGGTTTTGCCAGTCTGGACAGGTGTCAGCGTGCTGAAATTGGGCAGTGCACTCCAGCTGCCTTTATAGTATTTGTAATTAAGATTGGGCTGTGGCGCAGTGGTGCCGGAAGCCACCGGCGTATAGTTTGAATTACCTCCGCTTCCTATCGCCCTTACCTGGTAGTAATAAGTCGTATTGGCCTGTAAAGCGGTATCAGTATATGCTACCACAACAGGGCCGGTTGTGGTTACCAGGCTATAGGTACCGGCGGAACTGACGCTTCTATATATCTCGAAACCTGTTTCATTAGTACTGTTGCGTGTCCACTTGAGATTCAGTTTGCTGAAGCTATTTGTTGTAACGGTCAACCCGGAAGGATCGGCAGGAGGAATCGTATTGGGATCTACGAAAGCTGAAGCCGGTATTAACTGTTGGGTGGTGATACCTGCAGCGGTACTGGTCCAGTATACCTGCATATTGTACCCGCCGCCTGCCTGGAAGTAGGTGATGGTGATCGGGTACACTCCGGCAGCAATGTTATTTACTGTACCACTTGCTGATTGTGCAACGTGGAGGCCATCGTTATTGACGGTAGGCGTAGCGCTACTGCTATATGGTGTATTGAAGTATAATTTACTGCCATCATCAGAATTGGTTGTAAAGGTATAACTACCGGTAACGGGTATACGAATATAACCAGTCCACATCAGGGCATAGTTGGTAGTGGTGCCGGCCGGAACTACCGACAGATCCGGTACTCCGGTTTTGCCGGTCTGGACAGGTGTCAGCGTGCTGAAATTGGGCAGCGCTGTCCAGCTGCCTGTATAGTATTTGTAGTTAAGATTGAGGAGGCTGATCGTATATGCCACCTGGTTACTTGGCGCAGAGGTATTGCCCGCGGCGTCTTTCGCCTTTATATAGAAGTTATATGAGGTAGTATTATTCAGGCCGGTTACAGTACCTGTCAGCACATTGCCCACAGAAAGTACGAGTGTGTTATTGGCATATATATCATACCCGGTTACACCAACGTTGTCTGTAGCTGCATTCCAGCTTAAGGTAACCTGGCCGCTGCCGGAACCGGTAACCCGCAGGGAGACGGGTGCTGTAGGAGGTATGGTATCCGGTGCGGTGGTACCTTTTATTTCTGTTGAAACCGGTGCCGCTGCATTATCGTTTACAGGGCGCACGATGTAGAAGTAGTTGGTTCCCGGCACCAGTCCATTATCTGTATAAGTGTCTGCATTAGCGCTGTTGCGGCCTGTCAGTGTATAAGGGCCACCTGTCTTTGTTGCTCTGTATATTTCAAAGTATTTTTCCAGATATTTAGGCGTTGGGTTTTCTGTCCATGACAGCGTAACCTGGGTTTGTGTTACACTGGTAACCGTAAGCCCGCTGATAGTATCCGGTCCGTTGGCGCCAGCGGCGCTTACTACCCTGAACGTATCCGATGTAGCGCTGGAGCAGGCGTTGGCCTGCATTTGACTAACATAGTAACCGCCCGGGGTGGAAGTGGTGAGCGTATTAGTAGTACTCTGTGCCCCAACGCCCTGCCATTGGTAGCTGGCCATACCAGCAGGCACCTGCATTGTAATGCTGGTGCTTCCATCCGGAGCAGGCAATACGTTACTGGCAAGGGCAGGAGAGGTGGTAATCACCGGTACCGGCGTAGTGCCCCTGTAGCTGATAACAAGCGGTACAGGCGCCCAGCCGGTCCAGCCATTGGGCAGCTGCATCCTTACACGATAACTGCCTGCTATAGTGGCAGCGATAAAATTAGATGTGCCGGTGTAGATCGTTGTGCCATCTTTCTGCCACTCATATTGGAGCGCACCTGGCGCAACGCCAACGGTGATGGTATCACCCGGGCAGAAAACAGTGGTTCCAAACAGGGAGGTAGGATTCAGTCTGTTAGCCCTCAGCATGAAAGGCGTGAAATCCGGTTCATTCCAGGCGTCCAGCCAGGTGTTATGAGCATCATTTGGGTAAGTAGTCAGTTTAATATCTGCTCCGGCAGCCTGCATGGCGCTTACAGCTACATTTGTCGTATAAGGGGCCGGACTTCCGTCCAGTCCTCCCTGAAACTGCCAGAGGGGAGTGAATTTATACCTGTTGATAGAATCCGGATAGAAGTACGTCATGGCGCTCATGGGTAATGCGGCAGCTGTTAGTTGCGGGTACCTGAAAAGAAATTCCCAGATACCATATCCTCCGGCTGAAAGGCCGTTCAGCACCAGTCTGTCCGGATCTCCTTTACAACTGGCCACAAGGGAGTCTACCACTTCTTTCAGGTTGTCATAATCATTAGGGCCCCAATAGCCCCCCTGGCTTTGCGGATAGAGCAGGTAACCATCGAAGGTACCATTATCCACCCGGCTTGCCCAGGTCTGGCCTCCCCAAAGCAATTGGTCTTCGTTGTCATATATAGTGCCTGCTTCTCCGACTCCGTGAAGGAAGAGGTATATAGGATACTTCTTCCCGTCATTCACTCCCGGCGCATAAGTTTTTGGGAATTTAAGGCGGAAAGCCATGTTTTTATAAATATAACATTTGTAGGAGTCCGTACTATAAGTCATCCTAACAGTTCTTACCCACCTGGTGATCTGGGTATAAACCGGGGTAACAGGCGGATGAGTGGAGTCGTAGGTGACTACCGGATCATTCGGGTTTAGTACTGTCTGAGCATTTGCTGGTAACAAGCAGGACCAACACAACATTAGAACAAACAAACAGTGTAAAAATCTACTCATGGGAATAATACTAAGGGTAACTTCCGGTAGCAGGTTTTTGCCGGAAAACTAATATGCCAGTTGCCTCGCGGAACGCCGGAAATAACTGATTTCAGGGGAGATGGCGAAAATATTATGATTTGCCTGAGAGGTTACACTCCAAACAATAAGAGTGTTTTTCGAAGGATGAGGTTAAATATTAGATGCTCGTAGACATGTAATTGGTTACTCTCGAACAATAACTCACAACTAAAATAAGTAAGAGTTTTTATATTAATCCTTCTTTTTTACAAATAAGATAAATAGATATAATAAATAGGTAAAAAAATATCATAAATAAAAAGATCCGCCTGAATTACTTCAGACGGATCTCTTCCTTAGTCTATATATCACAACTTATTCCTGCTTCAGCAGCTTGGTACTGCTGGTCTCACCTGTAGAAGAAGTGAGCCTGAGGAAGTAGATACCAGGAGTATTAACCGTGTTCTGTGTATTGATCCTGATAAGATTTCTTCCCTGTGGTACTTCCCTGCGAACTTCGCTGTAGACGCGTTTTCCGCTAAGGCTTACAACTTCTATCAACAGTGACGGGGCCTGGTATTTCAGTGTCAGGTCTATTGCCAGATCACTTACAAACGGGTTGGGATATACATTCACCTGCAGGCCTGATTTCCCGCTATTAGTGGTGAGTGAATTCTTCGCCGCTGCCGGATCTGCCATCATCAATGTTGTTGTTGTGAGAGTAGTCAGCGTATTAGGTGTTACATCCAGCTCCAGTGCATTGAGGTAGCCTACCTGTCCGCCTGTCGGGATGCTCAGTATGAACTGAATTTCGCCGTTTGCATCTGCCGTGAGGTTGGTAAAGTCTGCAGTATTGCTGGTATTGTTCTGTGCATACAGTGTCTTAACCACACCATTGACGGTGAACTGCGTGCTGCCGTTATCGGGCTGTGGTGCCCACCATTTACTATCCGACAGGAATTTCATGGTGTAGGTAGTATTGGCACTCAGTCCTGTAATATGGCCGTGCATTACCGGTGCTCCGCTGAAGAAGCCAGGCAGGGCGCCGAAGTAGAGGTATTCTGCCAGTACCACATCCGGATATACACCACTGTTATTACCGGTAGTCGCACCTTCTATACCTGCTGCCCACCAGCTTTCATCGAATTTCAGACCTATACCTGTTGCCAGTCCCTGGTCGTTTTTCAGGTTGGTGGTAGTGCTGCCGGTAATGTTATTCCATGGAGCCGGAGCATCGTTATTCAACCGGAAATGCATCAACACTTTGTAGCTGCCGTTACCAGAAGAAGAAGGGCTGACGGTCAGGTTGAAGGTGGTTGTATCAGCTGCGCCGTAAGTATCGGTAGCAATAATACTGATGTTATTATATGAACCGGCATTGCTGACGCTCGGATTGAAGGCCACGGTCCATGAAGTGCCTGACTTGGTCAGTGCACCGAACGACGGCAGGTTTTTGGTACTATAAGTGATCACATCGCCATCCGGGTCGGTAGCACTTACAGGAACAGTAAGACTGGTACCGGCTGTCATGGTCTGATTGGCAATCTTAGTGATCACAGGTGGCTGGTTAACCACTGTGGTAGTGGTATCAGTCCCCAGTGCATTCAGTTCCATGGCATTGAGGTAACCTACCTGTCCGCCTGCAGGGATGCTCAGGGTGAATTTGATTTCACCACTTGTGTCAGCCTTCAGGTTTTGGAAGATGACCCGGTTGGTGGTATTGTTCTGTACGTATAGCGTTTGGTTAACTCCATTGATGGTAAACTGGGTACTACCATTGTCCGGTTGTGGCGCCCACCATTTGCTGCTGGAGAAGAACTTAACGGTGTAGGTCCTGTTCTTTTCCAGGCCGGTGATATGACCGTGCATGGATGGTGCACCGCTAAAGAAGCCAGGCAATGAGCCGAAATAGAGATATTCAGCCATTACTGCATCCGGGTATACGCCGGTGTTGTTACCGGTAGTAGCGCCTTCTGTACCAGCTGCCCACCAGGATTCGTCGAATTTTAATCCAACGTTGGTCACCTGGCCGGAAGAGTCCTTCAGTGCTGTAGTCGTAGAACCGAAGACGTTATTCCACGGCAAAGGTGGATTGTTGTTAAGTTTAAAGTTGATGAATATGGAGTAGTTTGGCGATGGTGCAGTCACTACTGTAAGTGTGAAACTGCGCGTATCTATACCACCGGCACTATCCGTTGCCTGCACTTTTAGTGTATAAGTACCTGCATCTGTGTAGCCAGGTTTAAGCGTGATCAGGCAGGTATCATTCTGACTCTGCAGTGTGGCGAATGCCGGCAGCTGCAGACCTGTCCAGGTAAAGGTGTCACCTGGGTTCAGATCGTGGAGGGACAGTTTTAATACAGTAACGGCGCCTTCTTTGGCAGTTGCCGGTGGTATACTGTCGATTACCGGTGGATAATTATTGTTGACCACCAGGTTGAAGATGGTAGTATCTGTTCCGTTATGACTATCAGTAGCGATTACGCCAACGTTATTATACGTACCCTGTTGAGCCGCTGTTGGTGCCAATACCAGTGTAGTGGCTCCGTTGCTTTGCTGCAGGGAAGCAAATGCCGGCATGTTGTACAAACTGAAGCTGATGGAATCATTATCCGCATCCGTAGCTATAACCGGGATGTTCTGTACCGTGCCATAACGAATTGTCTGGTTTGGTATCTTGGTGATCTTCGGCGGAATATTAAGGGTAACACCCTGGCTAGCCGGAGTGAATGCGGAATAGCCGCCAATGCCCGCTGCACGGACTTTATAGTACGCTACCATATTGGCCGCAAGGGTCGTATCTGAATAGGTACTCTGACCGGTTACCGGTCCTGTGGTAGTCATCAGGCTGAAATGCAGGCTGTCGGCCAGTGAACGCTGTATTTCAAAGCCGGTTGCATTGGTGGCGGTATCTGTCCATGTTAACTTCAGCGCTGTTGTGGACAATGCCTGTACTACCAGATTGGTCGGCATAGCCGGTGGCAGTGGCTTGGCAGCGGTTGTAGCAGACGCAGTTGCTGTGTAAGCCGATTCTCCATAAGTACCTATCGCTCTTACCTGGTAATAGTAGGTGGTACTTGCCTGCAATGCTGTATCTGTATAGGTAACTGCATTCGCAGCAGTAGTGGTCACAATATTAAATGGACCGGTTGCGCTGGTGCCCCTGTAAACTTCGAAACCCGTTTGATTAGTGCTGTTGGATGTCCACTTGAGGTTCAGCTTGCTGAAATTATTCACGGTAACAGTCAGCCCTGAAGGCGCCGCAGGCGGATTGCCATTAACAGCAGAAGTGTCTATGAAAGCCGTTGATGGTATCAGCTGTTGCGTTGTGATACCTGCAGCTGTACTGGTCCAGTATACCTGCATAGTATCAGCACCGCCGGCCTGGAAGTAGGTGATGGTGATCGGATATACTCCGGCTGCTACGTTATTTACCGTGCCGGACGCATACTGTGCGGCATGCGCACCGTCGTTATTTACGGTAGCAGTAGTATTGTAACTGTATGTTTTATTGAAATACAATTTGCTACCATCATCGGAATATGTTGTGAAAGTATAACTACCGGTAACGGGTATACGAATATAGCCAGTCCACATCAGGGCAAAGTTAGTAGTAGTGCCCGCCGGAACTACGGAAAGGTCGGGTACGTACGCCTTGCCGGTCTGTGTTGGAGTCAGCGTGTTGAAATTAGGTAAATTACTCCAGGAGCCTGTATACAATTTGTAAGACAGATTGGCTTTCAGTGTTCTTACCGTAACCTGGTTGCTGGGCGTGGATCTGTTACCTGCCGCATCTTTTGCTTTTACATAGAAGTTGTACAGGGTACCATCCGTTAAACCGGTTACTGTGCCGGTCAGTACGTTACCTACTGACATCTTCAGTGTACCGTTGGCGTATATATCATATCCGGTTACACCTACATTATCTGTTGCTGCATTCCACGATAAAACAACCTGGTTGTTGGTATAACTGGTAACGGTTAATGAGGGAGGTGCAGAAGGAGGTATCGTATCGGCTATAGTAGTACCTTTTACTTCTGCCGAAACTGGTCCGGCCGCGTTGTCGTTAACAGGACGCACTTTATAGAAGTAGCTGGTACCGGGGATCAACCCGTTATCAGTATAGGTATCAATATTGGCATTGGCACGGCCTACGAAAGTGTATGGTCCGCCGCTCTGGGTGCCTCTGTATATTTCAAAATATTTTTCTTTATATGCGGGCGTTTGATTCTCTGTCCACGACAGCACAATCTGTACCTGGTTGAAACTGCTCACTACAAGCCCGCCGATAGGATCAGGAGCATTGCCGCCATTGGCGTTTATAACTCTAAAGGTATCAGAAGCACTGCTGATGCAGGAATTGGACGACTGTACCCGAACATAGTAAGCGCCGGGAGTGGAAGTAGTGAGCGTATTAGTGGTACTCAGAATAGAGGAACTACCGCCTTGCTGCCATTGATAAGTGCTCATACCTGCAGGCACCTGCAATGTAATACTGGTGCTGCCGTCCGGAGCCGGTAACACGTTACTGGCAAGAGCAGGATTGGTGGTGATGACTGGTATCGGTGCGGGTGCTTTGTAGCTGATGGCAAGCGGGGTGGGGGTCCAGCCTGTCCAGCCATTGGGCAATTGCATCCTCACACGATAACTTCCCGGTAAGAGCACTGAAATGAAATTGGAGGTACCAGTATAGATGGTAACACCGTCTTTCTGCCACTCATATTGCAGTGCGCCCGGTGCAAGACCTAATGTAATGGTATCGCCCGGACAAAAAGTTGTTTTACCATACAACGGGTAAGGATTAAGCCTGTTGGCCCTTAGCATGAATGGTGCGAAGTCCGGTTCATTCCAGGCGTCTATCCAGGTATTATGCGCATCGTTGGGATAAGTAGTTAGTTTGATGTTGCCTCCGGCGGCCTGTATGGCGCTCACAACAACATTGGTGGTATAAGGAGCCGGGTTTCCGTCCTGTCCGCCCTGGAACAGCCAGATGGGGGTGAATTTATATCTGTTGATAGAGTCCTGGTAGGCAAGCGCCATGGCACTCATGGGCAATGCGTCTGCTGTCAGCTGCGGATACCGCATGAGAAATTCCCAGGTACCCCAGCCACCACCGGAAAGACCGTTCACCGACAGTCTGTCGGGGTCGCCTTTACAACTGGCCACAATGGAATCCACCACTTCTTTCAGATTATCATAGTCATTGGGGCCCCAATAGCCACCCTGGCTTTGCGGATAAATCAGGAACCCGTCAAAGGTGCCGTTATCCACCCGGCTGGCCCAGGTTTGGCCGCCCCAAAGCAGCTGGTATTCGTTATCGTAAATGGTTCCTTTCTCTCCAACTCCATGAAAGAAGAGATACATCGGATATTTCTTTCCGTCGTTTACTCCCGGTACATAAGTTTTAGGGAATTTCAACCGGAATGCCATATTCTTATAAATGTAGCATTTGTAAGAATCGGTGTTGTAGCTCATCCTCACCGTTCTTACCCATTTAGTGATCTGGGTATAAACCGGGGTAGCAGGCGGATGAGTGGAGTCGTAGGTGATTACGGGATCGTTGGGGTTCAACGCCGTCTGTGCTTCTACTGGCACAAGCCATAGCCAGCATAGCGTGAATAAAATCAAACGGTGTAAAATTCGATTCATGGAATATGTTTTATAGTGGTGATGTTCCGCAATCCAACATTGCAGAGAATATAATACAACAGCTATTTGCCGCTATACGGCAATTATAAATTGCAATTCAGAGGAGATGGTAAAATTACTAATGCCCGGTAGGTCGAGCCTGAATTCCGGAATAAGAGGGTCGAAAAAATTCACATCAACTTACGAAACATCCATTGGCATCGGGACGATCTAAATTATCACTAGTTATGTTGAATTCCCGATGCTAAATTAAATAACAGGAGTTATATTCAATATTTTTTTTGGTAAACGGCGCTTTTTGGCTGGTAAACGCGCATATTATAGCAGTAAAAATTTATACGAACATCGTACTTCTCCAGATTGTTTATTTTGTGAACAGTTTTTTTTTGTT
The genomic region above belongs to Chitinophaga sp. 180180018-3 and contains:
- a CDS encoding PA14 domain-containing protein; translated protein: MLPANAQTVLNPNDPVVTYDSTHPPVTPVYTQITRWVRTVRMTYSTDSYKCYIYKNMAFRLKFPKTYAPGVNDGKKYPIYLFLHGVGEAGTIYDNEDQLLWGGQTWASRVDNGTFDGYLLYPQSQGGYWGPNDYDNLKEVVDSLVASCKGDPDRLVLNGLSAGGYGIWEFLFRYPQLTAAALPMSAMTYFYPDSINRYKFTPLWQFQGGLDGSPAPYTTNVAVSAMQAAGADIKLTTYPNDAHNTWLDAWNEPDFTPFMLRANRLNPTSLFGTTVFCPGDTITVGVAPGALQYEWQKDGTTIYTGTSNFIAATIAGSYRVRMQLPNGWTGWAPVPLVISYRGTTPVPVITTSPALASNVLPAPDGSTSITMQVPAGMASYQWQGVGAQSTTNTLTTSTPGGYYVSQMQANACSSATSDTFRVVSAAGANGPDTISGLTVTSVTQTQVTLSWTENPTPKYLEKYFEIYRATKTGGPYTLTGRNSANADTYTDNGLVPGTNYFYIVRPVNDNAAAPVSTEIKGTTAPDTIPPTAPVSLRVTGSGSGQVTLSWNAATDNVGVTGYDIYANNTLVLSVGNVLTGTVTGLNNTTSYNFYIKAKDAAGNTSAPSNQVAYTISLLNLNYKYYTGSWTALPNFSTLTPVQTGKTGVPDLSVVPAGTTTNYALMWTGYIRIPVTGSYTFTTNSDDGSKLYFNTPYSSSATPTVNNDGLHVAQSASGTVNNIAAGVYPITITYFQAGGGYNMQVYWTSTAAGITTQQLIPASAFVDPNTIPPADPSGLTVTTNSFSKLNLKWTRNSTNETGFEIYRSVSSAGTYSLVTTTGPVVVAYTDTALQANTTYYYQVRAIGSGGNSNYTPVASGTTAPQPNLNYKYYKGSWSALPNFSTLTPVQTGKTAVPDLSVVPAGTTTYYALMWTGYIRIPVTGSYTFTTNSDDGSKLYFNIPYSSSATPTVNNDGLHGARSASGTVNNIAAGVYPITITYFQASGGYNMQVYWTSAAAGINTMQLIPASAFVPQPIQPLTGTPVALAITDTTASSGSTPGSMNTKFQVNVYPNPFVNDLAIDLALPHQLPSLLIEIVNINGQSLYREIRRDLPEGKNLIRINTQGKINTPGIYFLRLTSPDSQISNSVKLMKQQ
- a CDS encoding fibronectin type III domain-containing protein; translation: MNRILHRLILFTLCWLWLVPVEAQTALNPNDPVITYDSTHPPATPVYTQITKWVRTVRMSYNTDSYKCYIYKNMAFRLKFPKTYVPGVNDGKKYPMYLFFHGVGEKGTIYDNEYQLLWGGQTWASRVDNGTFDGFLIYPQSQGGYWGPNDYDNLKEVVDSIVASCKGDPDRLSVNGLSGGGWGTWEFLMRYPQLTADALPMSAMALAYQDSINRYKFTPIWLFQGGQDGNPAPYTTNVVVSAIQAAGGNIKLTTYPNDAHNTWIDAWNEPDFAPFMLRANRLNPYPLYGKTTFCPGDTITLGLAPGALQYEWQKDGVTIYTGTSNFISVLLPGSYRVRMQLPNGWTGWTPTPLAISYKAPAPIPVITTNPALASNVLPAPDGSTSITLQVPAGMSTYQWQQGGSSSILSTTNTLTTSTPGAYYVRVQSSNSCISSASDTFRVINANGGNAPDPIGGLVVSSFNQVQIVLSWTENQTPAYKEKYFEIYRGTQSGGPYTFVGRANANIDTYTDNGLIPGTSYFYKVRPVNDNAAGPVSAEVKGTTIADTIPPSAPPSLTVTSYTNNQVVLSWNAATDNVGVTGYDIYANGTLKMSVGNVLTGTVTGLTDGTLYNFYVKAKDAAGNRSTPSNQVTVRTLKANLSYKLYTGSWSNLPNFNTLTPTQTGKAYVPDLSVVPAGTTTNFALMWTGYIRIPVTGSYTFTTYSDDGSKLYFNKTYSYNTTATVNNDGAHAAQYASGTVNNVAAGVYPITITYFQAGGADTMQVYWTSTAAGITTQQLIPSTAFIDTSAVNGNPPAAPSGLTVTVNNFSKLNLKWTSNSTNQTGFEVYRGTSATGPFNIVTTTAANAVTYTDTALQASTTYYYQVRAIGTYGESAYTATASATTAAKPLPPAMPTNLVVQALSTTALKLTWTDTATNATGFEIQRSLADSLHFSLMTTTGPVTGQSTYSDTTLAANMVAYYKVRAAGIGGYSAFTPASQGVTLNIPPKITKIPNQTIRYGTVQNIPVIATDADNDSISFSLYNMPAFASLQQSNGATTLVLAPTAAQQGTYNNVGVIATDSHNGTDTTIFNLVVNNNYPPVIDSIPPATAKEGAVTVLKLSLHDLNPGDTFTWTGLQLPAFATLQSQNDTCLITLKPGYTDAGTYTLKVQATDSAGGIDTRSFTLTVVTAPSPNYSIFINFKLNNNPPLPWNNVFGSTTTALKDSSGQVTNVGLKFDESWWAAGTEGATTGNNTGVYPDAVMAEYLYFGSLPGFFSGAPSMHGHITGLEKNRTYTVKFFSSSKWWAPQPDNGSTQFTINGVNQTLYVQNNTTNRVIFQNLKADTSGEIKFTLSIPAGGQVGYLNAMELNALGTDTTTTVVNQPPVITKIANQTMTAGTSLTVPVSATDPDGDVITYSTKNLPSFGALTKSGTSWTVAFNPSVSNAGSYNNISIIATDTYGAADTTTFNLTVSPSSSGNGSYKVLMHFRLNNDAPAPWNNITGSTTTNLKNDQGLATGIGLKFDESWWAAGIEGATTGNNSGVYPDVVLAEYLYFGALPGFFSGAPVMHGHITGLSANTTYTMKFLSDSKWWAPQPDNGSTQFTVNGVVKTLYAQNNTSNTADFTNLTADANGEIQFILSIPTGGQVGYLNALELDVTPNTLTTLTTTTLMMADPAAAKNSLTTNSGKSGLQVNVYPNPFVSDLAIDLTLKYQAPSLLIEVVSLSGKRVYSEVRREVPQGRNLIRINTQNTVNTPGIYFLRLTSSTGETSSTKLLKQE